The sequence below is a genomic window from Bacteroidota bacterium.
GTGCACGTTGGATGTTGCACTGCGGCGGAGTAGGCGCCGGTAGCAGGATTAATATTGAGCACCATCGGGTTGAGTGAACTCGGAAGATTCATTCCCATCACAGTCATTTGTAAACTCACGGGGTTGTAATAAATGCGATAAATCTCTCTCGAAAAATTTCCGCTGTTCACCTGGTAAATAATTCCGGCAGCAGGAGAAATTTTTATGATGGCATCTCCCCACGGGCCATACGCGCAATAAATATTCCACGTTCCGGGTTCGAGGCACATGTCGCCATAATAACCGGATGCAAATGTTGCGAATGTCCACACCGGCGCGCCTGCGCTCGTGAATTTTTTTAATTCATAAGGATTCGCTCCGCCATACAAATAGATATTTCCGTTTCCATCCTGTGCAATATCATACGCGCTGTTGAAGGTGGTGAATGCAGGATTGAACGTCCATGGATCAATGAGCACTGTTTTTGTATGATCGAAACTTCCGAGATCAAATCCTATCGTTTTATCAGCGTTGAGAATAAATGAGGAAGTAAGTGAAGCATTGTTTTCTTCGTAAAAAGATTTCGGGGCATGATCGGTGGAAGTTCCCATTTTCTCTGTGATCACTTCTATATTTCCGTCAACGAGTTGAATATCTTTGTCCCCTTCCCACTGAATTTTCACCTGAGAAAGATCGGCGCCGGGATGAACGCGCAATGCATATTTCACTCCGCCTTCTGCCGGAAAAGTGTAAACAACATCAATGCCGTTGTAAACATTCTTTGCAGTGATGGTGGTGAAGCAGGAAGAATAAATTGTTCTTTGATTATCGGCAGGATCGGGGCAGGAAAAATATTCTGTCAATGCATCACCGGTTTCAAATTGAATATTGGAATTTGCATTCACCCACTTCATCGTCAATCGGCGCAACTCGAATTTTTTCTCCTCCATTTTATTTTTGCGCGCCTCTTTATCTTCTTTCGAATGGATCGCCACGTCCTGTACATATTGAACCGCATCGCCGGAAAATAAAGTGATAGCACCGCCGGCGAAAGCACCATATTTCACGGTCTCTCCTTTCGAAGAATATTTATCGAACTGCGTTTTGTTGTCGATGAAATTTGCCGTGAATGGACTTTCGCTGAATTTATTTCCGGGAAGAAGGTTTCCCTGTTTATTCAGGATCTGCTGCGCATGAAGCGGAACAGAAGCAGAAAAGATCATTGCCAGAAGTCCGCAACAAAATCCTGCTGAATTGCGTGTAAGGGTGTGCATGGTTAAGAAGTACTTTGTTTGCCAGAAAAAAGATACGGAAAATGGCGCTTACTGGAAGTCAATTATTTTATTCATTGATAAATTTTTAGGCATACGGCTGATTATCAGTTTTTTATAATTGATTTTAAATTGCTGATTCACAAGGAATAATAAACATGTAGATGCGTTTTTTCGGGCGGAGCGCTTTTTGCAGGATCGACCGGCAGTAACTTTTTTTGGTAAATGGATTATGATGAAGAATGAATTGAGTAAGAAATGGGGTTGTACTTCAACACAACCTCAGTATGCTCTCACATTTTTCCCTTCCATGTAATACATGAAAGCGCGGTTCACTACTTTATTTCCTCCGGGCGTTGGATAATCGCCGGTGAAATACCAGTCTCCTTTATTCCCGGGAACGGCATTGCGCAAACCTTCTATGGTCTGGTAAATAATTTCCACTTCTGCATTGATGTTCGGCGGCGTGAGCAATTCGGAAATTTTCTGCGAGATCTCATCGGCCGTGAATGGTTTGTAAATTTCTTTCACCACGTTGATCACTTTATCTTTCGGCAGATCTTCCTGCGCTTTTGCTTTTTCATAAACTTCTTCGAGAAGATTCTCTTTGTAATTATCCTTCAGCAATTCCACCGCCGCCTGGAAAGCAATGAAGTCGCCCATCTTCGCCATATCAATTCCATAACAATCGGGATAACGGATCTGTGGTGCCGATGAGACGATGATTATTTTTTTCGGCCCAAGCCGGTCGAGAATTTTCAGAATACTTTGCTTCAATGTTGTTCCGCGCACAATGGAATCGTCGAGCACCACGAGGTTGTCGCCGGGTTTCAGTACTCCATAAGTTGTATCGTACACATGCGAGACCATATCATCGCGGTGCGTATCACTCGTGATGAACGTTCTGAGTTTTGCATCTTTCAAAGCGATCTTCTCAATGCGCGGCTGCATATTCAGAATTTCAGACAACTCCGGATCGGCCACCGTTTTCATAGTGAGAATTTTCAGTTTCTTCACCGTGTTCATGTAAGCATTCAATCCATCCACCAATCCGTAGAATGCAACTTCCGCTGTATTGGGAATAAAAGAGAAAACAGATTTCTTCAGATCGAAGCCCACACTCTTCAGCACATTTGCAGTGAGTTGCCGGCCGAGACTTTTTCTTTCTTCATAAATATCTTTGTCATTTCCCCTCGAGAAATAAATCCTTTCGAATGAACAGGAGAGTTTTTCTTTCTGCGTACGCACGCGCTTCTCTTCGTAATGCCCGTCTTTTTTTATGATGAGTGCGCAACCGGGAGTGATCTCGCGGATCTCTTCGAATGGAACGTTGAATGCAGTTTGAATCGTGGGACGTTCCGATGTGACAACAAGAATTTCTTCATCCGCATACCAGTAAGCAGGACGTATCCCGTTCGGATCGCGCAATACAAACGCATCGCCGTGGCCGAACATTCCTGCCATCGTATATCCTCCGTCCCATTTTTTTCCGGCGTCTTTCAGAATTTGCTGAATGTTCAGATCGCGTGCAATGAGATCCGTGATCTCCGCATTTGTATTTTCTTTTGTTTTATGAATTCCGAAAAGGCGTTCTACTTCACGATCGAGAAAATGCCCGATCTTTTCCATTACAGTAACTGTATCTGTTTTTTCTTTCGGATGCTGGCCGAGTTCAACAAGATGATCGAATAACTCATCGACATTCGTGAGATTAAAATTTCCGGCCACAACTAAATTTCTCGTGATCCAGTTATTCTGGCGAAGAAAAGGATGACAGTTCTCAATGGAATTTCCGCCGTAAGTTCCATAGCGCAGGTGGCCGAGCATCAATTCTCCCGCGAATGCAACATGTTTTTTCACCCAGCGCGCATCTTTCATTTTCTCCGGATTTTTTTTGTACCCGTCAGAAAATTTATCATTGATCTTTCCGAAAATATCTTTGATGGCGCTCGAAGTGTTCGAACGATAACGGCTGATGTAACGCGTGCCGGGAGGAATATCAAATTTTATAGTGGCCACTCCCGCTCCGTCCTGTCCGCGGTTGTGTTGTTTCTCCATGAGCAAATACAATTTGTTCAACCCGTACATGGGCGAGTTGTATTTGTCGATATAATACTGGAGAGGTTTGAGAAGACGAATAAGTGCAATGCCGCACTCATGCTTTATGGCTTCGCTCATTTTATTTTCCTGCGACCTTTTTGTTTTCCGAAAGTCCCGAAGTTTTCAGAACAGTCCAATATTTTATCCGTCGTCAGGAGTACAAATTTAAGGTTTTAATCGGCGTGAAATTTTTGTGTAGACCGATGGTGGTTTTGAGTAGACGAACATATTTCAATGGGCAATCACAAGGGCAGGATGATTTGAATCGCATAAAAAATTCCATCAATCACTTTTTGTTTAACTTTCGATTCCTACTAAATAAAACTAAATTTTTTTCCCATGAACAACTTAACTTATTCCAAACAAAAATCGGAAGACGTTGCTCCCAGAGTGGAGGAAATCATCCGCAAAGATCTCAACAGTAGTTCTCCATTGATCTATTCGCTCGCAGAATCCGGTATTCAGGCTGGAGCTCTTGAATCGATCGCGAAGACAGCCGCTAATTTTATTTTCGGCGGAAACGAAACTGTTCTTTTCAGAATGAAATTCGATATAGCAACACCAAAACCAATTACGCTTGAAGTGAATGTCAATCGCCAGGGAATAGGATCTCATGTGGGTTCCATCACATTTTCCGCTTTTATAAATAAAATGATAACCGCCGAAGTTGCACTGGAAGCGCCGAAATTTTTCGGGTCATCAAAATTCACAGGCGATGCAACTGTGGCTTCAAAACTCAACGGGAATAAAAACCTGCTGAAAGCCGCCGACAAATTTGCCCGTGTACAATCGGATATTGGCGGAGGATTGAAAATGGACCGCTATTTCAGATTGATTCCGGCCGCGAACGGAACTCACATTGTCGTGATCACTCTGCCAAGAGCAACCTCCATGGGAATGAGCGCTACAACAGATGCCAATGATTTTTTTGGAATTGTTGAAATGATCGATGCTGCTTTGTGATATCAAATTAAATCAGAGTTTCAATAAAAGTTTGTTTAAAAAAATAAGGGTCGGCCAATGGCCAACCCTTATTTAAGGCGTATAGTATTACTCCACTACTAATTTCTTCGTGATAATTTCGCCGGATTCTTTTCTTGCGGTGATAAAATAAATTCCATGTTCAATATCCATTGGTAATTCCAGCGGAATAATATTTTCCCCGGAAGAAAGTTCCACTTCGCGATTAATAATTTCTTTTCCGTTAATATCCGTGACGGAATATTTCATCTTCAGATTCTTATCCGCAATAATTTTCATCGTTGAATTTCCATTGGAGGGATTCGGACAAAGTGTAATAAAATCATCCAGCTTGCGGAGTTCATTCAATCCCGCCGGACTGGAAATTTTAAGAATGGTTCCGTTATCGCCCACAGCCCATCCAACAGTTGTAGTAACAAAATGAACGGAGCGCAAAAAACTGATCATGAATGTTTGTTGCTGTGTCCAGGAAGTTCCCCCATTCGTCGTTGTGTAAATGTATCCTGAATCACCAACCACCCATCCATCAGTAAGAGAAGGGAAACTGATTCCGCGGAAAGTATGGGACACTCCGGACGTAAGAGAATTCCATGTGGTTCCTCCATTGGTTGTTTTGTCAATGGTTCCATTTGTTCCGCATTCCCATCCTGTTGTTGCATTGAAAAAATCTACGGAATATAAATTGTAACTGTTCGGCGGAGTTTGCGATCCCCATGTTGATCCTGAATTTGCAGTGTTAAGAATAAATCCCTGCGTGGAAGGTGCAGAAGATCCCGCAACCCATCCTGTTGTGGTGTTTAAAAATTTCACACTCATCAGTGAATTGCTTTGTGTACTTGTTTGCGGAGTCCATGTTGTTCCTCCATTGGTAGTATGCAACATCACTCCCGAAAAACCGCAAGACCATCCGTTATTTGCATCGGTAAAATAAATGGAACGGAGATTGGTTGTGACGGTGCTCGATTGTGGATTCCAGTTCGCACCTCCGTCTGTGGTGTGAAAAATAATTCCTCCGTCGCCGCAGGCCCACCCGTTATTTGCATCTACAAAATTTATACTGCGGAAATTGTTGGTCGTGGTCACATTTTGCTGCGCCCAGTTATTTCCACCATCCACCGTATGAAGAATTGTTCCTGCAAATCCTGCTACCCAACCATTGTTGACATCAGGAAAAGAGCAACCATAAAGATCATTGGAGCCAACACCGGTTTGCTGGTTCCAGGTGATCTGTGCCGAAGCGTTGAGGGCAGTAAATAAAATGCAGAAGGAGTAAATTTTTTTCATGCGGAATTGTTTTTTGTTTACGTGAAGATGCGAAAAAAAAAGTGGAGTACGAAATACGAAAAGATACTAAAAGTTGCATAAAAAAACAGGCAGGAAATGTTTGCCATTTACCTGCCCGCCTCAACTGAAGGGTTCGGAAACTAAAATTCTATTCGGCCATCATTTTCCCACGGGCTATAATCAGATTTTTATTCGTCACGGTGTAAAAATACAGCCCGGCCGCAGGAAGATCAGATCTCCCGATTCCAATCACCTCATTCGCCGGGCTGTTTATACACAACACTAATTCTCCAATAGCGTTGTAGACAGAAACTGTATTCGATTCATTGTTGATGGTGTTAAGCTGAATATTAAATTGATCGTGAAATGGATTCGGATACGCAACTACATTCGACTCGTTAGGAAAAATTTCGTTGGAAGAAAGAACAGGGTCGGGAGCAAGTTTCACTAACCATCCATCTTCGAATGCAGATGAACCATGAAAGTTGGTGACATTTCCATCGGAAGAATAAACTTCTCCTGCAACTAAAAATCCATGATCTGCACTTTGAAGAATCCAATTCGCGCCGTCGTAATGAGAACCGCCGAATGCAATTTCCCAATCGAGCGCGCCTGTAGGATTGAATGCATTTATTTTTGCCACCCAGCAATCGGCGCTGTCAACAAAGGTGGAAGCGGCAGGTTGATGCCCGGTAATTTCTCCATCGTAAGAGAATGCTCTTCCACACACCACGTAACCGCCTTCAGTGGTCAATGCAATATTCAAAGCAAAGTCATTTCTTGTTCCTCCGCAACAACGCTGCCACTGGAGATTTCCTGCCGAATCTGTTTTCACCACCCAATAATCATTCAGGCCGTGATTACCGCTCACATCTCCTGAAACGGAAGTGGTGCTTCCGCAAAAAACAAATCCTCCATCGGGAGTCTGGCAAACACTACGCACACCTTCATCTCCTGCACCACCATAATTTTTTGTCCACGCCACTGTTCCGTTCGCATTTAATTTTGCGAGTACAGCATCATATCCGCCATGACTTGCGCCGATATCTCCTGAATTATTTGAATTGGAATTTCCTCCAACGAGATAACCTCCGTCCGAAGTCTGCATCAATGCAGCAGGAAAATTATCTATTCCTGATCCGCCAATTGCCCGTTCCCATTGGAGGATTCCGTTTTTATCTAATTTGATGACCCACCAATCGAATGTTCCGTGATTACCGGTTACATCGTGATCGAGCGAATTGGAACGTCCGCTTATTGCAAAACCGCTGTCGGAAGTTTGTTTGATGATGTAACACCAATCGTCTCCACTTCCCCCGAAATGTTTTGACCATACAATATTCAAAAGGGAATCCATTCTAATTACCCAATAATCATTGGAACCATAATTTCCCGGAAGATCATGATCGCCTGATGCCGAGGGTCCGCAACACGCATATCCTCCATCGAAAGTTCTCACTACGCTCGGAAGCTGATCGCCGCCCGATCCTCCGAAAGTTTTCTG
It includes:
- a CDS encoding T9SS type A sorting domain-containing protein codes for the protein MKTKITLSTIFIAGIFFIARAQAPAILWQNCTGGTKMDYFNGADQLPDGGFVASGDGESNDFDLTGDSQWGVQEGWVKVVNSNGTLRHQKTFGGSGGDQLPSVVRTFDGGYACCGPSASGDHDLPGNYGSNDYWVIRMDSLLNIVWSKHFGGSGDDWCYIIKQTSDSGFAISGRSNSLDHDVTGNHGTFDWWVIKLDKNGILQWERAIGGSGIDNFPAALMQTSDGGYLVGGNSNSNNSGDIGASHGGYDAVLAKLNANGTVAWTKNYGGAGDEGVRSVCQTPDGGFVFCGSTTSVSGDVSGNHGLNDYWVVKTDSAGNLQWQRCCGGTRNDFALNIALTTEGGYVVCGRAFSYDGEITGHQPAASTFVDSADCWVAKINAFNPTGALDWEIAFGGSHYDGANWILQSADHGFLVAGEVYSSDGNVTNFHGSSAFEDGWLVKLAPDPVLSSNEIFPNESNVVAYPNPFHDQFNIQLNTINNESNTVSVYNAIGELVLCINSPANEVIGIGRSDLPAAGLYFYTVTNKNLIIARGKMMAE
- a CDS encoding class II glutamine amidotransferase, with protein sequence MSEAIKHECGIALIRLLKPLQYYIDKYNSPMYGLNKLYLLMEKQHNRGQDGAGVATIKFDIPPGTRYISRYRSNTSSAIKDIFGKINDKFSDGYKKNPEKMKDARWVKKHVAFAGELMLGHLRYGTYGGNSIENCHPFLRQNNWITRNLVVAGNFNLTNVDELFDHLVELGQHPKEKTDTVTVMEKIGHFLDREVERLFGIHKTKENTNAEITDLIARDLNIQQILKDAGKKWDGGYTMAGMFGHGDAFVLRDPNGIRPAYWYADEEILVVTSERPTIQTAFNVPFEEIREITPGCALIIKKDGHYEEKRVRTQKEKLSCSFERIYFSRGNDKDIYEERKSLGRQLTANVLKSVGFDLKKSVFSFIPNTAEVAFYGLVDGLNAYMNTVKKLKILTMKTVADPELSEILNMQPRIEKIALKDAKLRTFITSDTHRDDMVSHVYDTTYGVLKPGDNLVVLDDSIVRGTTLKQSILKILDRLGPKKIIIVSSAPQIRYPDCYGIDMAKMGDFIAFQAAVELLKDNYKENLLEEVYEKAKAQEDLPKDKVINVVKEIYKPFTADEISQKISELLTPPNINAEVEIIYQTIEGLRNAVPGNKGDWYFTGDYPTPGGNKVVNRAFMYYMEGKNVRAY
- a CDS encoding T9SS type A sorting domain-containing protein, which encodes MKKIYSFCILFTALNASAQITWNQQTGVGSNDLYGCSFPDVNNGWVAGFAGTILHTVDGGNNWAQQNVTTTNNFRSINFVDANNGWACGDGGIIFHTTDGGANWNPQSSTVTTNLRSIYFTDANNGWSCGFSGVMLHTTNGGTTWTPQTSTQSNSLMSVKFLNTTTGWVAGSSAPSTQGFILNTANSGSTWGSQTPPNSYNLYSVDFFNATTGWECGTNGTIDKTTNGGTTWNSLTSGVSHTFRGISFPSLTDGWVVGDSGYIYTTTNGGTSWTQQQTFMISFLRSVHFVTTTVGWAVGDNGTILKISSPAGLNELRKLDDFITLCPNPSNGNSTMKIIADKNLKMKYSVTDINGKEIINREVELSSGENIIPLELPMDIEHGIYFITARKESGEIITKKLVVE